A section of the Burkholderia mallei ATCC 23344 genome encodes:
- a CDS encoding alcohol dehydrogenase catalytic domain-containing protein: protein MTNRNDETQQMTAIVCHAPEDYRVERVAKPRANARELVIRIGACGICASDCKCHAGAKMFWGGPSPWVKAPVIPGHEFFGYVEALGEGAAEHFGVALGDRVIAEQIVPCGTCRYCKSGQYWMCEVHHIFGFQREVADGGMAEYMRIPSGAIVHPIPLGISLEDAAIIEPLACAIHTVNRGDIQLDDVVVIAGAGPLGLMMTQVAKLKTPRRLVVVDPVEARRALARAYGADVTIDPAREDAPAIVRALTGGYGCDVYIETTGVPAGVTQGMALIRKLGRFVEFSVFGKDTALDWSIIGDRKELDVRGAHLGPYCYPVAIDLLARGLVTSKGIVTHGFSLDEWDEAIRVANSLDSIKVLMKPRG, encoded by the coding sequence ATGACGAATCGAAACGACGAAACGCAGCAGATGACGGCGATCGTCTGCCACGCCCCCGAGGACTACCGCGTCGAGCGCGTCGCGAAGCCGCGCGCGAACGCGCGCGAGCTCGTGATCCGCATCGGCGCGTGCGGAATCTGCGCGAGCGACTGCAAGTGCCACGCCGGCGCGAAGATGTTCTGGGGCGGGCCGAGCCCGTGGGTCAAGGCGCCCGTGATTCCCGGCCACGAGTTCTTCGGCTACGTCGAGGCGCTGGGCGAGGGCGCGGCCGAGCACTTCGGCGTCGCGCTCGGCGATCGCGTGATCGCCGAGCAGATCGTGCCGTGCGGCACGTGCCGCTATTGCAAGTCGGGCCAGTACTGGATGTGCGAGGTCCATCACATCTTCGGCTTTCAGCGCGAGGTCGCCGACGGCGGGATGGCCGAGTACATGCGCATACCGTCGGGCGCGATCGTCCACCCGATCCCGCTCGGCATCTCGCTCGAGGACGCGGCGATCATCGAGCCGCTCGCGTGCGCGATCCACACGGTCAACCGCGGCGACATCCAGCTCGACGACGTCGTCGTGATCGCAGGCGCGGGCCCGCTCGGCCTGATGATGACGCAGGTCGCGAAGCTGAAGACGCCCAGGCGGCTCGTCGTCGTCGATCCCGTCGAAGCGCGGCGCGCGCTCGCGCGCGCATACGGCGCCGACGTGACGATCGATCCGGCCCGCGAGGACGCGCCCGCGATCGTGCGCGCGCTGACGGGGGGCTACGGCTGCGACGTCTACATCGAGACGACCGGCGTGCCGGCGGGCGTCACGCAGGGCATGGCGCTGATCCGCAAGCTCGGCCGCTTCGTCGAGTTCTCGGTGTTCGGCAAGGATACGGCGCTCGACTGGTCGATCATCGGTGATCGCAAGGAGCTCGACGTGCGCGGCGCGCATCTCGGCCCGTATTGCTATCCTGTCGCGATCGATCTGCTCGCGCGCGGGCTCGTCACGTCGAAGGGCATCGTCACGCACGGCTTCTCGCTCGACGAATGGGACGAGGCGATCCGGGTCGCGAACTCGCTCGACTCGATCAAGGTGCTGATGAAGCCGCGCGGCTGA